One window of the Wolbachia endosymbiont of Encarsia formosa genome contains the following:
- the fabD gene encoding ACP S-malonyltransferase has product MIFAFPGQGSQFIGMGKNLYDEFSVARQVFDEVDDVLGRKLSHLIFNGPIEKLTITENAQPAIMAVSIATLRVMKHVFGEYLYRVQYFCGHSVGEYTALCAVGALTLESAVKLLKVRGEAMHEASLKCKGGMVALLGAEMSEVEDILKSAQIDCEIANDNGGGQVVVSGTSEALEMLPELFKNSSVKKIIKLQVSGPFHSSFMKPADEKLLEFLDSVKITRPSIPFVSNVTAKEESDPEVIRALLAKQVVSRVRWREMILHMTSRGTNKFVEIGPNKVLSNLVKRIDQSVNTKSIGSIDDIDGFFNESLMLKEKNFKIKAYN; this is encoded by the coding sequence ATGATCTTTGCTTTTCCTGGTCAGGGCTCTCAATTTATAGGAATGGGAAAGAACTTATATGATGAATTTTCAGTTGCAAGGCAAGTATTTGATGAAGTAGATGACGTATTAGGTAGAAAGCTGTCTCATTTGATTTTCAATGGTCCTATTGAGAAATTAACCATCACGGAAAACGCTCAGCCAGCTATAATGGCAGTGTCAATTGCAACGCTACGTGTTATGAAGCACGTATTTGGTGAATATCTTTACAGAGTTCAGTATTTTTGTGGGCATTCAGTTGGCGAGTATACAGCGCTATGTGCTGTAGGAGCATTGACGCTTGAGTCTGCAGTCAAGTTGCTAAAAGTTCGTGGTGAAGCAATGCATGAAGCTTCACTGAAATGCAAAGGTGGAATGGTTGCCCTACTCGGTGCGGAAATGAGCGAAGTAGAAGATATATTAAAATCAGCTCAAATTGATTGTGAAATTGCAAACGATAATGGTGGCGGGCAGGTAGTGGTAAGTGGTACTTCAGAAGCCCTTGAAATGTTACCTGAATTGTTTAAAAACTCAAGTGTAAAGAAAATAATTAAATTGCAAGTTAGTGGGCCTTTTCACTCATCTTTTATGAAACCCGCTGATGAAAAACTTCTAGAATTTTTGGATAGCGTTAAAATAACTCGCCCTTCGATTCCTTTTGTGTCAAATGTTACAGCTAAAGAGGAAAGTGATCCAGAGGTCATAAGAGCTTTGCTCGCTAAGCAAGTCGTAAGCAGAGTGAGGTGGAGAGAAATGATTTTACATATGACAAGCCGTGGCACTAATAAATTCGTTGAAATTGGGCCTAATAAAGTTCTATCCAATTTAGTTAAAAGAATTGACCAATCTGTCAATACAAAAAGCATAGGTAGTATTGATGATATTGATGGCTTCTTTAATGAATCATTAATGTTGAAAGAAAAAAATTTTAAAATAAAAGCTTATAACTAA
- the rpmE gene encoding 50S ribosomal protein L31 translates to MAEIDYHKVTIVMTDGQEFETYSTYGKEGQRIKLDRDPLTHPAWTGSLTSGSGEKDSKIAKFNDKYGSLF, encoded by the coding sequence ATGGCAGAAATCGATTATCACAAAGTTACTATAGTTATGACAGATGGTCAAGAGTTTGAAACTTATTCCACTTATGGAAAGGAAGGTCAAAGAATAAAACTTGATAGAGATCCTCTTACTCATCCTGCATGGACTGGAAGCTTGACAAGCGGTTCAGGGGAGAAGGATAGTAAAATAGCTAAGTTTAATGATAAATATGGGAGTCTTTTTTAG
- a CDS encoding NAD kinase gives MYKYKNVGYIASSLPKSQEVSKLLQKLNFINIAEAGKHEVDLLIVVGGDGFMLRTLHNYVIGNKDIHVYGINTGNVGFLMNKCFKDLIDHIEHASPTQLTLLKMEATDISGKKHHYIAVNEVYVFRNANQIVEMNITINDKLKVEKFRGDGIILSTPTGSTAYNFSAGGPILPLNSNLLALTSINIYYPRRWNGALISNDTIVKIDINDVKNRPALVVSDYKEFHDISQVKIQKDHENTVTLLFDKDCHLNERIFDQQFLY, from the coding sequence ATGTATAAATATAAAAATGTAGGCTATATTGCTTCTTCGCTACCCAAGTCTCAGGAAGTATCTAAACTACTACAGAAACTCAATTTTATCAATATAGCAGAAGCAGGTAAGCATGAAGTTGATCTGCTGATAGTTGTTGGTGGTGATGGTTTTATGCTACGCACTCTGCACAACTACGTCATAGGAAATAAAGATATACATGTATATGGAATAAATACCGGTAATGTAGGGTTTTTAATGAATAAATGTTTTAAAGATCTAATTGATCATATAGAACATGCATCCCCTACTCAGCTAACTTTACTAAAAATGGAAGCCACAGACATAAGTGGCAAAAAACACCATTATATCGCAGTAAATGAAGTGTATGTCTTTAGAAATGCAAATCAAATAGTGGAGATGAATATTACCATTAATGATAAGCTAAAAGTAGAAAAATTCAGAGGAGATGGAATTATATTGTCTACCCCAACAGGTAGCACTGCATATAACTTCTCTGCCGGTGGGCCAATCTTACCACTTAATTCAAATTTACTTGCACTGACTTCCATTAATATCTACTACCCAAGGCGTTGGAATGGAGCGCTAATCTCAAATGATACAATAGTGAAAATTGATATCAATGATGTGAAAAATCGTCCAGCACTTGTAGTATCAGATTACAAGGAATTTCACGACATATCGCAGGTAAAAATACAGAAAGATCACGAAAATACAGTCACTCTACTTTTTGACAAAGATTGCCATTTGAATGAAAGGATCTTTGATCAGCAGTTCTTATACTAA
- a CDS encoding extracellular solute-binding protein encodes MKKGLIFISLVAAVLIVVNFLYKNSGIDDSQVVNVYSSRKEELVHSLFDDFTKTTGIKVRYIIDDYSQLLSRMENGGEADLFLTADAVNLILAKKRGLLSQVDSETLKNAIPAKFRDNEDYWFGLTKRARILVYNKESVDPKELSTYEDLADEKWKGKILVRSSTSPYNRSLIAFMIAKNGFEKTKEWVSGIVSNMARKPSGGDTDQIYAVAAGEGNVAIVNSYYFARILSSENKKNITEKLGAFFPNDGVMVNISGAAVTKNAKHRENAIALLEFFVSRQAQELYAKKNQEYPIVEGIETSDVLKSWGNYPQNDLPISELEKHLFEAVMIADECKWK; translated from the coding sequence ATGAAAAAAGGTTTAATATTTATATCTTTAGTAGCGGCTGTATTGATAGTCGTTAATTTTTTATATAAAAATAGCGGAATTGATGATTCACAAGTAGTAAACGTTTATTCATCTCGTAAAGAAGAATTAGTACATAGTTTGTTTGATGATTTTACAAAAACTACTGGCATCAAGGTACGTTATATCATTGACGATTATTCCCAATTGCTTTCACGTATGGAAAATGGCGGTGAAGCTGATTTGTTTTTAACTGCAGATGCAGTGAATTTGATTTTAGCCAAAAAAAGAGGGCTCTTATCTCAAGTGGATTCAGAGACTCTAAAAAATGCCATACCTGCAAAATTTAGAGATAATGAAGATTATTGGTTTGGTCTCACAAAAAGAGCTAGAATATTGGTTTATAATAAAGAATCAGTAGATCCTAAGGAATTAAGTACCTATGAAGATTTAGCGGATGAAAAATGGAAAGGGAAAATATTAGTACGCTCTTCCACAAGTCCATATAACCGATCATTGATCGCTTTTATGATTGCAAAAAATGGTTTTGAAAAAACAAAAGAATGGGTTAGTGGAATTGTAAGCAACATGGCAAGAAAACCAAGCGGTGGTGACACAGATCAAATTTATGCTGTAGCCGCTGGTGAAGGCAATGTTGCAATAGTAAACAGCTACTACTTTGCAAGAATCCTTTCATCAGAAAATAAAAAGAATATCACAGAAAAGTTAGGAGCTTTTTTTCCTAATGATGGTGTAATGGTGAATATTAGTGGTGCAGCAGTAACAAAAAACGCAAAACACAGAGAAAATGCTATAGCTTTATTGGAGTTTTTTGTAAGCAGGCAGGCTCAAGAATTATATGCTAAAAAAAATCAAGAATATCCCATTGTTGAAGGTATCGAAACTTCTGATGTATTAAAATCTTGGGGGAATTATCCACAAAATGATCTACCTATAAGTGAGCTTGAAAAACACCTCTTTGAGGCTGTTATGATAGCAGATGAATGTAAGTGGAAATAA
- a CDS encoding aspartate carbamoyltransferase catalytic subunit has protein sequence MYKRRNLLNISDLTIGDVENITKLANQYLEEKVENSHVLKNKIVINLFFEDSTRTLSSFEIAAKSLGANVITLPIKSSSINKGEDLKDMIKTLNAMNPDYMIIRHKSSGIINTLAKHVNCSLINAGDGSSEHPTQALADYLVIISHKKQIKNLKIVICGDILHSRVARSNIRLLKMFGAKISLVAPPTLICKHFPEVDSLHYSLTEGIKDADVIMLLRLQKERMNNSPSEKEYFHLYGLDAQKLSHAKPDAIVMHPGPINRGIEISNDIADCVILQQVKFGLATRKAVLHYLIV, from the coding sequence ATGTACAAGAGAAGGAATTTATTAAATATCTCAGACCTTACAATCGGTGATGTAGAAAATATAACTAAATTAGCCAACCAATACCTTGAAGAAAAAGTTGAAAATAGTCATGTTCTGAAAAATAAAATAGTCATAAACTTATTCTTTGAAGATTCAACACGCACGCTCTCATCTTTTGAAATAGCAGCAAAAAGCCTTGGAGCAAATGTTATAACTTTACCAATAAAATCTTCTTCTATTAACAAAGGGGAAGATCTAAAAGATATGATAAAAACACTAAATGCAATGAATCCTGACTATATGATAATCAGGCATAAAAGTAGTGGTATTATTAATACATTGGCAAAGCATGTTAACTGCTCGTTAATCAACGCAGGCGATGGAAGCAGCGAACATCCAACTCAAGCTCTTGCAGATTATCTCGTAATTATCAGTCATAAAAAACAAATAAAAAACCTCAAAATTGTAATATGTGGAGATATTTTGCACAGTAGAGTTGCGAGATCAAATATAAGATTGCTAAAAATGTTTGGAGCAAAAATAAGCTTAGTTGCTCCACCAACCTTAATTTGTAAGCATTTTCCTGAAGTAGATTCACTGCATTATTCATTAACCGAAGGTATAAAGGATGCTGACGTCATTATGCTTTTAAGATTGCAGAAAGAGCGCATGAATAATAGCCCTTCAGAAAAAGAATATTTTCATTTGTATGGACTTGATGCACAAAAACTATCGCACGCAAAACCAGATGCAATTGTTATGCACCCAGGACCAATAAATAGAGGAATTGAGATTAGCAATGATATAGCAGATTGTGTTATTTTACAGCAAGTAAAGTTTGGATTAGCAACGCGTAAGGCAGTACTGCACTATTTAATTGTTTAA
- a CDS encoding ankyrin repeat domain-containing protein: protein MKNTLYFILLVAIFLSSNLFAIEQPEENKNENSINQEDKSKSNTDAESADKENDSLTGKLEESTDQNSINVDNKEVPSISELKESTTQNEEVPSNNEINLQSKEETNIKDTELSTSPLLEEKKEEQPDKINKEDEESEKWTKLNKAITKKWDYKSKSIYKRQYDSLNEHLPKTIFTDDYSKQFFYCIKKGNLICLRGVINKLEKIGLTIQEILRFRNKLGDTPLIYAVKQGQIDTVRFLLLQGADPRVVDNNFKSPIEIAIERNQINIINAIAEMMPYLLEDKEINNQENSEMYNFAIKTKENTCDAKNN, encoded by the coding sequence ATGAAGAATACTTTATATTTCATACTATTAGTTGCTATATTTTTATCATCTAACCTGTTTGCTATAGAGCAACCTGAAGAAAATAAAAATGAAAATAGCATAAATCAAGAAGACAAATCGAAGAGCAACACTGATGCTGAAAGCGCTGATAAAGAGAATGACTCACTTACAGGCAAGCTAGAAGAAAGCACAGACCAAAACTCAATAAATGTAGATAATAAAGAAGTACCTTCTATAAGCGAGCTAAAAGAAAGCACAACCCAAAATGAAGAAGTACCTTCAAATAATGAAATAAACCTACAATCTAAAGAGGAGACTAATATAAAAGATACTGAACTTTCAACAAGTCCTTTATTAGAGGAAAAGAAAGAAGAACAGCCTGACAAGATAAATAAAGAAGATGAAGAAAGCGAAAAATGGACAAAGCTGAACAAAGCAATAACAAAAAAATGGGACTATAAAAGCAAGTCAATATATAAACGACAATATGATAGCCTAAATGAGCACCTTCCTAAAACTATATTTACTGATGATTACAGTAAGCAATTTTTTTACTGCATCAAGAAGGGCAACTTAATTTGTCTAAGAGGAGTAATAAATAAGCTAGAAAAAATTGGATTAACAATTCAAGAAATACTAAGATTTAGAAATAAATTGGGTGATACTCCTCTAATTTATGCAGTGAAACAAGGTCAAATAGACACAGTTCGCTTTCTCTTATTACAAGGTGCTGATCCTAGAGTAGTTGATAATAATTTTAAGTCCCCTATTGAAATAGCAATCGAAAGGAATCAGATCAACATAATAAACGCAATTGCCGAAATGATGCCATACCTTTTAGAGGATAAAGAAATAAACAATCAAGAAAACTCAGAGATGTATAACTTTGCTATAAAAACAAAAGAAAACACGTGTGATGCAAAAAATAATTAG